The Oxyura jamaicensis isolate SHBP4307 breed ruddy duck chromosome Z, BPBGC_Ojam_1.0, whole genome shotgun sequence genome window below encodes:
- the LOC118156218 gene encoding chondroitin sulfate proteoglycan 4-like yields the protein MAGGPSAPLLAALLLLLAAGRPALAVSFYGDSFVALKKAETSSQTTLQLRFRTSKPHGMLFLAAGKTDYCLMELQSGKLQLRINFGMGERVLHSQQRSQLNDLAWHLVELHHEHDNVTLVVDKHDRTSAKMPGILHDLNIDHGFYVGGTSELDIPYLVGAMPNFRGCIDDVSFNQLDILMPLRPSAGFKNIHEVSVGCSDEFFAGEDEPISFFSSRSYVSFPLWNVDGEGILEYALQTSAARGLLLYHPGQAEDFIAMEMEDGLIKACIGRHQSRTQLSSRMTVNDGHWHYVKLKFTTEYLQLTLDEETVKKSFPPQRKLLLKGSLFVGGVDDSTRSEAIKLELASVSGKYARGGSFKGCLRDLKVNSEKKSLKNVVVTKDISAGCETASAFSTNLTLEMASKYATVKATPTFAISPESSVSLGQGDKNHLLVLRNLIVLEGGQASLESKHIKVNLDFQKLGIHQSQVLFAVKEPPSHGNLKLDIEAVQEVNAFTMQDLWQGKILYVHGGSEDTYDHFNFSISASSRNTLPLYLQGNEQYVFGITVIPVNDAPEITLPEGNVLLLLENSKKRLTSDLVKVLDNDTDPLDLSLSVLGNMNADAGFLENSKHPGKAIATFSNEDLRKGNIFFVHTGVKNSRIVLRASDGEKVSNTVVLRVMAVPMDYKVVSSSGIKLLQGAAALITPYHLAVETNANLQELEIRYEITEPPQFGEVQRQHSKGEWKQVSSFSQRSVQRSRVRYCSTFKEVQLENVTDQFKFKVSIGNRISEEYVFPVQVKWLRYNLVKYTPLEIEKSKKKYLNSDNLFAVLVDLEIPQDEIHFKLLSLPKSGQMLLHDQLLKKYSVFSQKDITDQKVAYDLTSRYHEDKRDSFKFLISTKYLESKFYEFEVCIKSDFSNIMLINNGLTVTEGEGELITSTKLFVQTLDNKTFKYKVLKFPKHGKLKLINFSGSLESNDNLTTFTNEDISDKRLMYVHDDSETVFDEFLVRAFSEESGEWANFDPEAGSLSVEIRFNISVQLKNDEKPVRVVDKVFNVVRNGQRLLTLADLCYHDPDSDFEDGQLLYTRRGISNGDLVLTNDTLHRLYQFRQADLEQKQVLFLHRGADFGRFVLFVTDGKHYTSFLLEVNATDPYVRLANNTGLLVQKGKEEVVKTANLSAVTNQDIRNDNEITYEISTFPKYGRICVNNLMMDSFTQLDLIKGYVTYRHDDSNNLIDTFNFKVHAKDVLLDAGVHVRIYLESHQWPPRIVNNNNLLVEEGKPVKISKGKLQVAHENSSSSEIVFTVRQLPVHGYIRKFSSEGSYLGADQKPVLTFTQQDVDEGKVQYVQTVSDQLNDHFSLDVTNGVQTVSGIEISVDIIPRVIPLEVQNFTVTEGGSKALVEDYLKISSRHFAGLSCEFILVEQPKHGYIENSRVPGIKLTKFTRKQVEQELIYYVHDDSEELTDNFTVMVNNTELWKQSLPQTVFVTVKAVNDEAPVIKVNRILQVWVGSVTEITADDLYAEDKDSSPSELIYSITPPNNGHLALKDYPNKSILSFTQAHVLEGQLLFVHSGAMSGGFNFQVTDGLNFAPRQIFSITARTLVISLEVNKGLGVFPGSRKPISQHDLKAVTSDVTNAGNRTITFMIVTSPKLGRLIRINSDNTTQEILSFTQSMVNEGKIMYEHLDAESAGWSAEDFFTFTVSSPPSALDLQVFHIVISYEITRHGQNSRLLANTGTTVQEGGRVLINKTNLDASNLLIKLPEVQRSMYEVWYQVVSLPLHGVIIVGERNVTKEKPNFSQYILDTFGIVYVHDNSESLSDNFTFAVWLNLKTKSATKPHSEVLEEIFNITVVPVNDQAPELKTKRLHLKVLQGDVSVLGSENLKVEDLDNSPAELKYTIVSNPNNGYLAMKSNLSVPIQDFTQADVDNGMIWFVQDGSSSSGVFYFSVTDGKHRPLYKLFSLEVIPIALVLVNLTNVALPQGQTSVTITNVQLSAVSNGKSTNIMYEITQPLKNGHLMMGNEKVSKFEQADLYSGRLSYHLTNLTVFKEVLEFMIFTAESNLTGQVLNITMKPLVQVVSDMQISNKAVYKFRSSDLDASELANLTNSNPRFEVLVPPTHGRIVKKRFVNDAEFEDIQMFTQADIDRGVVLLDIDTNMTGVDLLNDSFTFMLRADDVQPAVGHFEYSIVPYSPPLGQGLTAEVPFITSTTTLKIHSTSKDDAPVSSHNEEPTVAPQKTVPSMFPGQNRWGYLNEESPLLNLAVGTRGSAGIETTDRADASSPREQAGESSSPWYIIIPLVLVSVLLIIAVISVCILLMCQKKETAKPLVKNQMDVILTSPGHCLERSLTVPTVTVTPLLKGAEQRTALTAMAVRHEQLLPTVVSPTAEQPLQNSWLNLDPEMIQYCRKTNPTLKRSQYWV from the exons tGTCATTTTATGGAGATAGCTTTGTGGCATTGAAGAAGGCAGAAACATCCTCACAGACAACCTTACAGTTGCGGTTTCGAACAAGCAAGCCACATGGAATGCTCTTTCTTGCAGCTGGGAAGACAGATTATTGTTTGATGGAGCTACAGTCAGGGAAGTTGCAG TTGAGAATTAACTTTGGCATGGGGGAACGAGTACTGCATTCTCAGCAAAGATCTCAGCTGAATGATTTAGCTTGGCATCTGGTTGAACTGCATCATGAACATGATAATGTCACCTTGGTAGTTGACAAACATGATAGAACAAGTGCAAAAATGCCTGGAATTCTCCATGACTTAAATATTGATCATGGATTCTATGTAGGTGGTACTAGTGAACTTGACATTCCTTACCTTGTTGGAGCAATGCCCAACTTTCGAGGATGTATTGATGATGTGTCATTTAATCAGCTAGACATCCTGATGCCCCTGAGACCTTCTgctggctttaaaaatattcatgaagtTTCAGTGGGATGCAGTGATGAATTCTTTGCAGGTGAAGATGAACCCATCAGTTTCTTCAGTTCCAGATCTTACGTTTCTTTCCCATTGTGGAATGTTGATGGTGAGGGAATCTTGGAGTATGCATTGCAAACCTCAGCTGCACGTGGCTTGCTGCTTTATCATCCTGGACAAGCAGAAGATTTCATTGCAATGGAAATGGAGGATGGATTAATTAAAGCCTGTATTGGAAGGCATCAAAGTAGAACCCAGCTTTCCTCTCGTATGACAGTCAATGATGGTCATTGGCACTATGTGAAGCTGAAATTTACCACAGAATATTTACAGCTGACATTGGATgaagaaactgtgaaaaaatCATTCCCTCCGCAACGCAAGCTGCTTCTGAAGGGGTCTCTCTTTGTAGGTGGTGTAGATGACAGTACACGATCAGAAGCAATTAAGTTAGAGCTAGCCTCAGTGTCTGGGAAATATGCCAGAGGAGGGTCCTTCAAAGGTTGCTTAAGAGACCTAAAAGtcaattcagaaaagaaatcactgaAGAATGTTGTGGTAACAAAGGACATTTCAGCTGGATGTGAAACGGCAAGTGCTTTTAGTACAAATCTTACTTTAGAGATGGCTTCAAAATATGCTACTGTGAAAGCAACCCCAACATTTGCCATTTCCCCTGAAAGCTCTGTCTCTCTGGGCCAGGGAGATAAAAATCACCTTTTAGTTCTGAGAAACTTGATTGTGCTAGAGGGTGGACAAGCTTCACTTGAATCTAAACATATTAAAGTCAACTTAGACTTTCAGAAACTTGGGATCCATCAATCACAAGTTCTTTTTGCAGTAAAGGAACCACCCTCACATGGGAACTTGAAATTGGATATTGAAGCTGTGCAGGAGGTAAATGCATTTACTATGCAGGACCTGTGGCAAGGGAAGATTCTGTACGTCCATGGTGGCTCTGAGGACACTTAtgatcattttaatttctccatttctgccagcagcagaaatacTCTGCCCCTGTATTTGCAAGGAAATGAGCAGTATGTGTTTGGCATTACTGTCATTCCAGTAAACGATGCTCCTGAGATCACACTACCAGAGGGAAATGTACTTCTTCTGTTAGAGAACTCAAAGAAACGTTTGACTAGTGACCTGGTAAAAGTGTTAGATAATGATACAGATCCTCTGGACCTCAGTCTTTCCGTTCTTGGAAATATGAATGCAGATGCGGGATTTTTAGAAAATTCAAAGCATCCTGGAAAAGCTATTGCTACTTTTTCTAATGAGGACTTAAGAAAaggcaatattttctttgttcacACAGGTGTCAAGAACTCGAGGATTGTTCTGAGGGCAAGTGATGGTGAGAAAGTGAGCAACACTGTTGTGTTACGTGTCATGGCAGTTCCTATGGATTACAAAGTTGTCAGCAGCTCAGGAATAAAACTgttgcagggtgctgcagctctgatCACACCTTATCATCTGGCAGTTGAAACAAATGCCAacctccaggagctggagatACGGTATGAGATCACAGAGCCGCCCCAGTTTGGGGAAGTCCAAAGGCAGCATTCAAAGGGGGAATGGAAGCAAGTCAGCTCTTTTTCTCAACGCTCTGTTCAGCGCAGCCGTGTGAGATACTGTAGCACTTTTAAAGAAGTTCAGCTGGAAAATGTTACTGACCAATTTAAATTCAAAGTTAGCATAGGAAACAGAATCAGTGAAGAGTATGTGTTTCCAGTCCAAGTGAAATGGTTAAGGTACAACTTAGTGAAATATACTCCTCTAGaaattgaaaaatcaaaaaagaagtACTTGAATTCAGATAATCTTTTTGCTGTGCTTGTGGATCTAGAAATACCTCAAGATGAGATTCATTTTAAACTACTGTCCCTACCAAAGAGTGGACAAATGCTGCTTCATGAccagcttttgaaaaaatattcagtcttTAGCCAGAAAGATATTACTGATCAAAAAGTGGCATATGATTTAACTAGCAGATACCACGAAGACAAACGTGATTCATTTAAATTCCTCATTTCAACAAAATATCTGGAATCAAAATTCTATGAATTCGAAGTCTGCATCAAATCAGATTTCAGCAACATTATGTTGATTAACAATGGCTTGACTGTTACTGAAGGTGAAGGAGAATTAATAACAAGCACAAAATTGTTTGTGCAAACGCTGGAtaataaaactttcaaatataaagttttaaagtttCCTAAGCATGGGAAATTAAAACTCATTAATTTTTCAGGGTCACTTGAGAGTAATGACAATCTTACCACTTTCACTAATGAAGATATAAGTGATAAGCGCCTTATGTATGTGCATGATGATTCTGAGACAGTGTTTGATGAATTTCTTGTCAGAGCTTTCAGTGAAGAATCAGGGGAGTGGGCGAACTTTGATCCAGAAGCAGGATCTTTGTCAGTAGAAATTAGATTCAACATTTCTGTCCAGCTGAAGAATGATGAAAAACCAGTACGTGTAGTTGATAAAGTATTTAACGTAGTGAGAAATGGTCAGAGATTGTTAACTTTGGCAGATCTTTGCTATCACGATCCTGATTCTGACTTTGAAGATGGACAGTTGCTGTACACTAGACGTGGCATTTCCAATGGGGATTTGGTGCTAACAAATGATACATTGCACAGACTCTACCAATTCAGGCAAGCAGACCTGGAGCAAAAGCAAGTCCTGTTTTTACACCGTGGTGCAGATTTTGGGCGTTTTGTGCTCTTTGTGACGGATGGCAAGCACTATACATCTTTCCTTCTAGAAGTTAATGCCACTGATCCTTATGTTAGGTTGGCAAATAATACGGGTCTGCTggttcaaaaaggaaaagaagaagttGTTAAAACAGCTAACCTAAGTGCTGTTACAAACCAAGACATCCGAAATGATAATGAGATTACCTACGAGATATCCACTTTCCCAAAATATGGAAGAATATgtgtaaataatttaatgatGGATTCCTTCACTCAACTTGATCTGATAAAGGGATATGTGACCTACAGGCATGATGACAGCAACAACCTAATTGACACATTTAACTTTAAAGTCCATGCTAAAGATGTCCTTCTGGATGCTGGAGTACATGTTCGCATATATTTGGAAAGTCATCAGTGGCCACCGAGGATTGTGAACAATAACAATCTCTTAGttgaagaaggaaaaccagTTAAAATCAGTAAAGGAAAGCTGCAA gTTGCTCATGAAAACAGCTCTTCATCTGAGATTGTGTTCACAGTAAGGCAGCTTCCAGTACATGGATACATTCGGAAATTTTCATCAGAAGGAAGTTATCTGGGTGCCGACCAAAAGCCAGTTCTGACCTTCACACAGCAAGATGTTGATGAGGGCAAGGTTCAGTATGTGCAGACTGTTTCTGACCAACTAAATGACCATTTTTCTCTGGACGTGACCAATGGTGTCCAGACAGTGAGTGGAATTGAAATCTCTGTAGACATCATTCCCAGAGTGATTCCCTTGGAAGTACAGAACTTCACAGTAACTGAAGGCGGCTCAAAAGCCCTGGTGGAAGACTATCTAAAAATTTCTAGTAGACACTTTGCAGGACTCAgctgtgaatttattttagttGAGCAGCCAAAGCATGGTTATATTGAAAATTCTCGTGTTCCTGGAATAAAGTTAACCAAATTTACCAGAAAACAG GTGGAACAAGAATTAATCTACTATGTTCATGATGACAGCGAGGAACTGACAGACAATTTTACTGTTATGGTAAATAACACAGAACTGTGGAAACAAAGTTTGCCCCAGACTGTGTTTGTAACAGTTAAAGCAGTAAATGATGAAGCTCCTGTTATAAAAGTTAACAGAATTCTTCAG gtcTGGGTGGGTTCAGTCACAGAAATAACTGCTGATGACCTCTATGCAGAAGATAAGGACTCCTCACCGTCAGAACTGATATATTCAATTACTCCACCTAACAATGGGCACTTGGCTCTGAAGGATTATCCAAACAAGAGCATCCTTAGTTTTACTCAGGCTCATGTACTGGAAGGGCAGCTGTTATTTGTACACAGTG GAGCAATGTCTGGAGGCTTCAACTTTCAGGTAACGGATGGCTTGAACTTTGCACCACGACAGATTTTTAGCATCACAGCCCGGACTCTAGTCATTAGTCTTGAAGTGAACAAAGGACTCGGAGTCTTTCCAG GTTCCAGGAAACCTATTTCACAACATGATCTGAAAGCTGTAACCAGTGATGTGACCAATGCAGGAAACAGAACTATAACTTTTATGATTGTAACTTCCCCCAAACTTGGAAGGCTGATCAGAATAAATTCTGATAATACCACTCAGGAAATCCTCAGTTTTACACAGTCTATG GTGAATGAAGGTAAGATCATGTATGAGCACTTAGATGCAGAGTCAGCTGGCTGGAGCGCAGAAGATTTCTTTACGTTTACTGTCTCCTCTCCACCGTCAGCTCTGGACCTCCAGGTGTTCCATATTGTCATTTCGTATGAAATTACCAGGCATGGTCAGAACAGTCGTCTTCTAGCAAATACAG GTACCACAGTCCAGGAAGGAGGTAGAGTGTtaatcaacaaaacaaatttagatGCCTCAAATCTGTTGATAAAGCTACCTGAGGTACAGCGCTCCATGTATGAAGTCTGGTATCAAGTTGTATCTTTACCCCTACATGGCGTGATTATTGTCGGAGAAAGAAatgttacaaaagaaaaacctaaTTTCTCCCAGTACATACTGGACACATTTGGAATTGTATATGTGCATGATAATTCTGAATCACTTAGTGACAATTTCACTTTTGCTGTTTGGTTAAACCTAAAGACCAAGTCTGCAACAAAGCCCCATAGTGAAGTTTTGGAGGAGATATTTAATATCACTGTTGTTCCAGTGAATGACCAAGCTCCAGAACTGAAGACTAAAAGGCTGCACTTGAAAGTCCTGCAGGGAGATGTGTCAGTGCTGGGGTCAGAGAATCTGAAAGTTGAAGACCTAGATAACAGCCCAGCTGAGCTTAAATACACCATAGTTAGCAACCCCAATAATGGTTATTTAGCAATGAAGAGCAATCTCAGTGTCCCTATACAGGATTTCACACAAGCTGATGTTGACAATGGTATGATTTGGTTTGTACAGGATGGAAGTTCTTCCTCTGGcgtgttttatttcagtgtgacTGATGGTAAACATCGTCCTTTATACAAACTATTCAGTCTTGAAGTAATACCAATTGCTCTTGTCCTGGTCAACCTTACCAATGTTGCACTTCCGCAGGGCCAGACATCTGTCACTATTACTAATGTGCAGCTTTCAGCTGTCTCAAATGGAAAGAGCACTAATATCATGTATGAAATAACTCAGCCTCTAAAGAATGGGCACCTGATGATGGGAAATGAGAAGGTTAGTAAATTTGAACAGGCAGATTTGTACTCAGGAAGACTGTCTTACCATCTGACAAATCTCACTGTGTTCAAAGAAGTACTGGAGTTTATGATATTCACTGCAGAAAGTAATCTGACAGGACAAGTGCTGAACATCACAATGAAGCCTTTAGTGCAAGTTGTATCTGACATGCAGATTTCAAATAAAGCTGTGTATAAATTCAGAAGCAGTGACCTGGATGCTTCTGAGCTAGCTAATTTAACAAACAGTAATCCTAGATTTGAAGTGTTAGTGCCCCCAACTCATGGAAGGATTgtaaaaaaaaggtttgtgaATGATGCAGAGTTTGAAGATATTCAGATGTTCACCCAAGCTGACATTGATAGAGGTGTTGTGCTTCTTGACATAGATACAAATATGACAGGCGTTGACCTGTTAAATGATTCATTCACATTTATGCTCAGGGCAGATGATGTTCAGCCTGCTGTTGGCCATTTTGAGTATTCCATAGTGCCATATAGTCCTCCACTTGGGCAGGGTCTTACAGCTGAAGTGCCTTTCATAACCAGCACAACCACTTTAAAGATCCACAGTACCTCAAAGGATGATGCACCAGTTTCCTCCCATAATGAAGAACCCACAGTAGCACCACAGAAGACCGTCCCAAGCATGTTCCCAGGTCAGAATCGCTGGGGATATCTAAATGAGGAAAGTCCATTGCTGAATCTAGCAGTGGGAACAAGGGGATCCGCAGGGATTGAGACCACAGATCGGGCTGATGCCAGTAGTCCCAGAGAGCAAGCAGGTGAAAGCAGCAGCCCTTGGTACATCATTATCCCCCTGGTTCTGGTGTCTGTGCTACTCATCATTGCTGttatttctgtgtgcattttgCTAATGTGTCAGAAGAAAGAGACGGCAAAACCACTTGTCAAAAATCAAATGGATGTAATCCTCACTAGTCCAGGTCATTGTCTGGAACGAAGCTTGACTGTACCTACTGTAACGGTGACCCCTCTCTTGAAGGGAGCTGAGCAACGTACAGCCTTGACAGCGATGGCAGTAAGGCACGAACAGTTGCTTCCTACTGTGGTTTCTCCAACTGCAGAACAGCCTTTGCAAAATAGCTGGTTAAACCTTGATCCTGAAATGATCCAATATTGTCGAAAAACAAACCCAACTTTGAAGCGCAGTCAGTACTGGGTGTAG